The Microbulbifer sp. TB1203 nucleotide sequence TCATATTCAATTCCTTAGCCTTCGGCGCCTGTTAGTCGTTTTTTGTAGGAGCGGCCCATGGCCGCGATCAGTGTTTCTATTCGGCAAAGGCCGCTCCTACAGGGTGCCTACCCTACTACATGCGGAATACGCCGAACTTTGTTTCTTCCGGCTCTTTGTAGCTCGCCGCGGCGAGGCACAGGCCCAGCACGCGGCGGGTATCCGCCGGGTCGATCACACCGTCGTCCCACAGCCGCGCGGAGGCGTAATAGGGGTGCCCCTGGTGTTCGTAGTCTTCGATGATCGGCCGCCTGAAGGCCTTTTCCTCCTCGTCGCTCCAGGATTCTCCGCCGGCGGCCATCTGGTCCTTTTTCACCTGCGCCAGCACACCGGCGGCCTGTTCGCCGCCCATTACCGAGATGCGCGCGTTTGGCCACATAAACAGGAAATTGGGATCGTAGGCGCGGCCGCACATGCCGTAATTGCCGGCGCCGAAGGAACCGCCGATCAGCACGGTGATCTTGGGCACTTTTGCCGTGGCCACCGCGGTCACCATCTTGGCGCCGTGCTTGGCGATGCCGCCGGCCTCGTACTGCTTGCCCACCATAAAGCCGGTGATGTTCTGCAGGAATACCAGCGGAATCTGTCGCTGGGCGCACAGCTCGATAAAGTGCGCACCTTTTTGCGCGCTCTCGGAAAACAGGATGCCGTTGTTGGCGACGATACCCACCGGGTAGCCGTGAATGCGTGCGAAGCCAGTCACCAGGGTGGTACCGTAGAGGGCCTTGAACTCGTCGAATTCGGAGCCGTCCACCACCCGCGCGATAATTTCGCGCACATCGTAGGGGTGACGGGAGTCCTTCGGCACCACGCCGTAAAGTTCCTCGACCGGATAGGCGGGTTCCACCGGGGGGCGGATATCCAGCTGCGGATTCTTGATGCGATTCAGCCGGCTCACCGAGCGCCGCGCCAGTTCCAGCGCATGCACGTCGTTGTTGGCGTAGTGGTCCGCCACCCCGGAAGTGCGGCAGTGCACCTCCGCCCCGCCCAGTTCCTCCGCGGAGACTTCCTCGCCGGTGGCCGCCTTTACCAGCGGCGGCCCGGCGAGGAAAATCGTCGCCTGCTCTTTCACCATGATCGACTCGTCCGCCATCGCCGGCACATAGGCGCCACCGGCGGTGCAGCTGCCCATCACCACGGCGATCTGCGGAATATTTTTCGCGGACAGGTTGGCCTGGTTGAAGAAGATACGCCCGAAGTGCTCGCGGTCCGGGAACACTTCGTCCTGGCGCGGCAGGTTGGCGCCACCGGAATCCACCAGGTAGATGCACGGCAGCTTGTTCTGTTCGGCGATCATCTGCGCGCGCAGGTGTTTTTTTACCGTGAGCGGATAGTAGGTGCCGCCTTTCACCGTGGCGTCGTTGACGACGATTACGCAGGGCTGCCCGGAAACGGTGCCGATGCCGGTAATAATCCCCGCGGCCGGCACTTCCTCGCCGTAGACCTCGTAGGCAGCCAGTTGCGAGAATTCCAGGAAGGGGCTTCCCGGGTCCAGCAGCGCATCAATACGATCCCGGGGCAGCAGCTTGCCGCGGGCCAGGTGCTTTTCCCGCGCATTTTCCCCGCCGCCCCGGGCGATGGTTTCGACTTTTTCCCGCAGGTCGGCGACCAGCTTTTGCATCTGTTCGCGGTTTTCTGCGAAGGCGGGGTCGCGGGGGTTAATTTTGCTGTGTATTTGGTTCATAGATATTTTGGCATTATTAGGCGAGCCTCCGGCCCGCGTGCGGAGCTGGAGCCTTCAGCGCTCCAAGGTAAATGGCTCCGCGGTCCCAGGACTCAGCGGGTTTCGTTGAACAGCTCGCGGCCGATCAGCATGCGACGCACCTCGGAGGTGCCGGCGCCGATCTCGTACAGTTTGGCGTCGCGCAGCAGGCGGCCGGTGGGGTACTCATTGATATAACCGTTGCCGCCCAGAGCCTGGATGGCCTGCAGGGCCATTTGTGTCGCGCGCTCGGCAGTAAACATGATTACCGCGGCGGCGTCCTTGCGCGAGTCCTCACCCCGGTCACAGGCGCGGGCCACCGCATAGAGATAGGCGCGGCTGGCGTTCAGGTCGGCGTACATATCGGCGACCTTTCCCTGCATCAGCTGGAATTCGCCGATGGCGCGGCCGAACTGCTTGCGCTCGTGGACGTAGGGCACCACCGCATCCAGACAGGCCTGCATAATACCCACCGGGCCGCCGGAGAGGATGGTGCGCTCGTAGTCGAGACCGCTCATCAATACCCGCACGCCGCCGTTCAGTTCGCCGAGGATGCTTTCCTCCGGCACTTCGCAGTCCTCAAACACCAGCTCGCAGGTGTTGGAACCGCGCATGCCCAGCTTGTCGAGTTTCTGCGCCTGGGAAAAACCTGGGAAATCCCGCTCGACGATAAACGCGGTGATACCGCCGGAGCCCACTCCCGGCTCGGTGCGCGCGTAGATCACGTAGGTGTGCGCATCCGGGCCGTTGGTGATCCACATCTTGTTGCCGTTGAGGATGTAGCGGTCCCCTTTTTTCTCCGCGCGCAGCTGCAGGCTGACCACGTCGGAGCCCGAGTTGGGCTCGCTCATCGCCAGGGCGCCGATGTGTTCTCCGGAGCAGAGTTTGGGCAGGTATTTTTCCTTCTGCTCGCGGGTGCCGTTCTTGCGGATCTGGTTGACGCACAGGTTGGAGTGGGCACCGTAGGACAGGCCCACGGAGGCGGACGCGCGGGAGATTTCCTCCATAGCCACGGCGTGGGCCAGGTAGCCCATGTCGGAGCCGCCGAACTCCTCCTCGACGGTGATGCCCAGCAGGCCCAGCTCACCAAATTTTTTCCACATGTCCGCGGGAAACAGGTTGTCCTCATCGATCTGAGCCGCGCGTGGGGCCAGTTCCGCCTGGCAGAACTTGTAGACCATATCGCGCAGCATATCGATCTCCTCGCCGAGGCCGAAATCGAGGGTGCGGTAGGGGGTATTCATAGCGACTCCAACAGGGTTTGCCAGTTGCTCTATTCAGGAAGGGTTTTTGTGGTGGTCCGGTGAAAGCGCGGCGCGGGCGCGCGCCTCCGCTCGATCCAGTTCCTCCATCAGGCTGTGGATGTCGCGCAGCTGCTGTTGCAGCTGCGCGCGCTTCTGTTCGATGTACTGGAGCAGCCGCTGCAGCTGCTCCACATTGCCGTGAGCCGGATCGTACATATCGATAATTTCCCGGCTCTCGTCCAGGGAGAAGCCCAGCCGTTTGCCGCGCAGGATCAGCATCAGCCGGACTCGATCCTCGGGGCTGTAGACACGGGCCTGGCCGCGCCGCGCCGGACTGAGCAGCCCCTTGTCCTCGTAGAAGCGGATGGCGCGGGTGGTGATGCCGAACTCCTGCGCCAATTCGGAAATGCTGTAGCTGCCGGGCTCGATGGTTTCGGTCTTCATATCGGCTCTCTCGGGTTGCGGGAGGAGCTTAGCAGAGGGTTACGTTGACGTAAACGTAAAGCAAGAGCCGAGACTGACCGCGGGCTGGATGCCAGTCGCATTACTTTTTGCCGGCGACTGTAGGAGCGGGCCATGCCCGCGATCGGATTTGCTTCGTAGCTCAGGTCGATCGCGGGCATGGCCCGCTCCTACAGGGGGAAAAACGGATTGAAAGCGTCAGGTATTGGCCAACTGGCGCAGTTGGCTGTCGAGCAGTTTTTGGTAGCTGGGCACCAGGCCGGTCACCTCGGCACCCCAACTGGTGGTGTGGCACTCCACCCGGCTCAGCAGCGCCGCGTCCTCCAGCAGCTGCGGGTGCAGGGCCAGGCCGCGGGGGTGGCTCAGCAGTTGCTCGCCGGAGAAGTCGCAGAACCGGGGCTCCGCGGGCACCACCGCCGCGGCCAATTGCAGGCCGGCAGCGCGGCTGGCCTGCTGCAGCTCGCGCAACAGCAGGCCGCAGCAGACCGCGCGGAAGGCGGCATCCCCGCCGCTGAAACCCAGCCCCAGTTGCGGGCCCGAATGGCGCAGCGGCCGGGCGTCGTAGATCCGGCGCAACAGCTGCAGGCGCTGGTCCAGGTCGCCCTGCAGCTTGTCCAGTGCCGCGCGGCTCAGCTGGTTGCCCAGTTGCGCCCAGTTCAGCGGGCGCAGGTAGAGCCCCACGGTCACCTCCGGCTCCGGCGCGGGCGCCGGCCTGGCGGGCACCACCGGCAGCGGGCGCCGGGAGGGGAAATTGCCCGCGGCCAGGGCCGCGGCGGCGCTGACCGGCAGCGCGAACACCAGGCTCAACAGCAGGCTGGCCCAGGGAAAACCTACGCCGCTGCCGGGCACCAGGTTCAGGGTCACACTGCCGGCCAGGCTGTCGTGCAATACCACCGGCGCGCTGACCGTTTCCCCCTGGTGGGTATCGCCGACCTGGGCCAGCGCGTTGGACTCCACATCCTCCACGGTGACGCCGGTAACCGCCGGCAGTTCCAACAGCTGCCGGGCCAGCAGTTGCATGCTGATGCGGTCTCCGGCGACGATCCGCTCCAGGCTCTGTTGTGCCAGGAAGGCCGCAGCCGCCTTCGCCGCGGCTCTGTCCCTCTCTGCGGCGTCGGCCTTCTGCTGGCCGTAGTAGTGGCCCAGGGCGGCGCTGCAAAAGAGTGCCAGCACCAGCCAGATGCCGCCGGCCAGCAACTGCTGCCGGGTGCGGCCGGGCAGGCGGGACAGGAACTCGGGAAGGTTGCTGGCAAACATAGGGAAACCGCGTGGGCATTTATTGAAGTCAGGGATTTTAGCGAATAATGACGCCGGGGCTATAATGCGCGCCTTCTTTTCATCCAGCCGCGGAAACACAGCACTATGGGCGAAGCGCCGACGCAACAGGAGTTCCAGCTGTCCCTGGAGCAAATTCGCACAACTGCCGCCGACGGCCCGCTGCACTACCTTGAATACCGGGGCGGCGACGCCCGGCTGGGTCTGGAGTACAGCGGCCCGCCCCCAATGGAGACAGCTACAGCTGCGGGCCCCCTGTCCCCCATGCCCGCGGAGCCGGCGCCGGTGACCGCCCCCTGGTGCGCCACACTGCTCTCCCCCAACGCCACCCTGGAGCAATTGCGCCGACTGCTGGCATTTTTTGCCGAACAGGGCTGGGAGGTGACCGCCGCCGACACCCTGGCGCGTCATCCCGGGTGCACAGTGATCCGCTTCCAACTGCAGGCGGAGCTGGAGTTCGAAGCGGCGAAACACGCCTGCCTGGAACAGGCGGAGCGGCTGGTCGCCGATCTGGTGCTGCAGCCCGGCGCCAGCCAGCGGGTGCCGGGGCTGGCCGGCTTCGATATGGACTCCACCCTGATCGATGCGGAGGTAATCGACGAACTGGCGAAGATTCTCGGTATCGGCGACCAGGTGGCGGCGATCACCGAGGCGACGATGCGCGGCGAACTGGATTTTAAACAGAGCTTCAGGAAGCGCATGGCTCTGCTAAAGGATTTTTCTGAGCAGCGCCTGGCCGAGATAGCCCCGAGGCTGCCGATCAAGCGGGGGGCCGAGCGGCTGCTGACTGCCCTGCGCGCACTGGGCTGCAGAACCGCGATTCTCTCCGGTGGCTTCACCTATTTCGCCAATTACCTGCGGGCGAACAAGCTGCCACTGGACTTCGTTCACGCCAACCAGCTGGAGTTCGCCGACGGCAAGCTGACCGGCGACGTGATCGAACCGATTATCGACGGCGCGCGCAAGCGCGAACTGCTGCAGCGGCTGGCCGATGAGCTGAACCTGCCCCTGGAGCGGGTGATCGCCGTGGGCGACGGCGCCAATGATATTCCCATGCTCAGGTTGGGCGCCCTGGGCATCGCCATTCACCCCAAGCCCAAGGTGCGCCGGGAGGCGCCCCAGTCCATCGACAGTTTTGGGCTGGATGCGGCCCTGTACCTGTTCGGCCTGAATGACCGGCAGATAGAGGCGTTGCTGTAGGAGCGGGCCATGCCCGCGATCGGGTTTGCTTCGTAGCTCAGGCCGATCGCGGCCAGCGGCCGCTCCTACAAAGGGGAGTCCAGGCCATCGCATGGGGGGGCAGCGGTGGTAGCACTATCCTTTCAAAGACACCGCCCGTTTTTGTCCACCATCCATGGCCGGATTGATGACAGCATCGAGCAAAGACAGAGCCCCCTTCCCCGACCAGCTGCGCGACCTGCAACGCCCGCTGCGGGGCCGGGCAGACCTGGCCCCCCCTGATCGAAAAGCTGGCCTCAGCCCGGATAGTGATGCTGGGCGAGGCCTCCCACGGCACTTCCGAGTTCTATGTCTGGCGCGCCGCCATCAGTCGATGGTTGATCGAGGAGCACGGGTTCGACTTTGTCGCGGTGGAAGGCGACTGGCCCGACTGCTACCGCGTCAACCGCTACGTAAAATCCTATCCGCAAGCCGGTGAGCACGCCGAATCGGTGCTGCGCGATTTCGATCGCTGGCCCACGTGGATGTGGGCCAACTGGGAGATGGTGGCCTTCGCCGAGTGGCTGCGCAACCACAATACCGGACGCGAACGCGGGGCCGGCTTCTACGGGCTCGACGTGTACAGTCTGTGGGAATCCCTGGAGGCGATCATCGGTCACGTGCGCCGAAACGATCCGCAATCACTGGCCCTGGCAGAGCGGGTGTTCAACTGTTTCCAGCCCTACGGGCGCGACGAGCAGCGCTATGCGCGACATACAACCGCAACGCACCAGGATTGCGCGGATGAGGTGGTCCGCCTGCTGCTGCGACTGGCGCACCGCCGCCCGCGTTTCGATACGGACCCCGAGGGCGACTTCGACACCGAGCAGAACGCCCACGTGATGGTGAACGCGGAGCGCTACTACCGCACCATGGTGCTCGGCGGCCCCGGCTCCTGGAACCTGCGCGATACCCATATGATGGAAACCCTGAACCGCCTGATGCAGCACCACGGGCCGGACAGCAAGGGCATCGTATGGGCCCACAACACCCATGTCGGCGACGCCCGCGCCACCGACATGCGGCACGAGGGGATGTACAACATCGGCCAACTGGCGCGTGAGGAGTGGGGCTCCGGACGGGTGCGTCTGGTGGGCTTCGGCTGTCACCGGGGCAGCGTGATCGCCGGCAGAGCCTGGGGCAGCCAGCAGCAGAAAATGCCGCTGCCGGAAGCTCCCGCGCACTCCTGGGAAGGCGCCATGCACGAGGCACTGGGCGACGACGGGCTCTTTTTGCTGGACGAGACCGGGGAGCGGGATGATTTTTTGCAGGCCCGCGGACACCGCGCCGTCGGCGTCGTGTACAACCCGGAGTACGAGCGGTTCAACTATGTGCCCACCGAACTGGCGCGCCGCTACGACGCTTTTTTATATCTGGAGGAAACCCGGGCGCTGCACCCGCTGCATGTGAAGACATCCGCGGAGGCGGCACCACCGGATACCTTTCCCTGGGGTTTCTGAACTCAGCCCTGTGTGACGCCGGCGTGGGGAAAAGGTATGGGCGCAGGTTTGCCGCGCTCGTCGTCACAAACCTTGTTATTGCAGCCGGCGACGATCAGCGCCAGCAGCAGAACCGAAAAAGATAGATAGTGCACCGTCCTGATCTCCATATGGCGGCCTTGTGCATGCGCACTTTACTGCAAATTCAATTTCCGTTGCCAGTGCATACTCCCATGCCCGCAGCAGCGGAATGGGGGGGGGTGGATTTTACAAAAATTTACATTTGGAAGGGTTTGTCTGGTGGAGCAGCCCTCCCCCCAATCCCTCCCAACCCCGCTCCCGGGGAGCACAGAGCCCCCCTCCTCCGCGGGGAGAGGGGCTGGGGAGAGGGGTTAGTTACTCGCCGTCGTCGCCGTAGAT carries:
- the serB gene encoding phosphoserine phosphatase SerB, which codes for MGEAPTQQEFQLSLEQIRTTAADGPLHYLEYRGGDARLGLEYSGPPPMETATAAGPLSPMPAEPAPVTAPWCATLLSPNATLEQLRRLLAFFAEQGWEVTAADTLARHPGCTVIRFQLQAELEFEAAKHACLEQAERLVADLVLQPGASQRVPGLAGFDMDSTLIDAEVIDELAKILGIGDQVAAITEATMRGELDFKQSFRKRMALLKDFSEQRLAEIAPRLPIKRGAERLLTALRALGCRTAILSGGFTYFANYLRANKLPLDFVHANQLEFADGKLTGDVIEPIIDGARKRELLQRLADELNLPLERVIAVGDGANDIPMLRLGALGIAIHPKPKVRREAPQSIDSFGLDAALYLFGLNDRQIEALL
- a CDS encoding isovaleryl-CoA dehydrogenase; this encodes MNTPYRTLDFGLGEEIDMLRDMVYKFCQAELAPRAAQIDEDNLFPADMWKKFGELGLLGITVEEEFGGSDMGYLAHAVAMEEISRASASVGLSYGAHSNLCVNQIRKNGTREQKEKYLPKLCSGEHIGALAMSEPNSGSDVVSLQLRAEKKGDRYILNGNKMWITNGPDAHTYVIYARTEPGVGSGGITAFIVERDFPGFSQAQKLDKLGMRGSNTCELVFEDCEVPEESILGELNGGVRVLMSGLDYERTILSGGPVGIMQACLDAVVPYVHERKQFGRAIGEFQLMQGKVADMYADLNASRAYLYAVARACDRGEDSRKDAAAVIMFTAERATQMALQAIQALGGNGYINEYPTGRLLRDAKLYEIGAGTSEVRRMLIGRELFNETR
- a CDS encoding MerR family DNA-binding transcriptional regulator; this translates as MKTETIEPGSYSISELAQEFGITTRAIRFYEDKGLLSPARRGQARVYSPEDRVRLMLILRGKRLGFSLDESREIIDMYDPAHGNVEQLQRLLQYIEQKRAQLQQQLRDIHSLMEELDRAEARARAALSPDHHKNPS
- a CDS encoding carboxyl transferase domain-containing protein, translating into MNQIHSKINPRDPAFAENREQMQKLVADLREKVETIARGGGENAREKHLARGKLLPRDRIDALLDPGSPFLEFSQLAAYEVYGEEVPAAGIITGIGTVSGQPCVIVVNDATVKGGTYYPLTVKKHLRAQMIAEQNKLPCIYLVDSGGANLPRQDEVFPDREHFGRIFFNQANLSAKNIPQIAVVMGSCTAGGAYVPAMADESIMVKEQATIFLAGPPLVKAATGEEVSAEELGGAEVHCRTSGVADHYANNDVHALELARRSVSRLNRIKNPQLDIRPPVEPAYPVEELYGVVPKDSRHPYDVREIIARVVDGSEFDEFKALYGTTLVTGFARIHGYPVGIVANNGILFSESAQKGAHFIELCAQRQIPLVFLQNITGFMVGKQYEAGGIAKHGAKMVTAVATAKVPKITVLIGGSFGAGNYGMCGRAYDPNFLFMWPNARISVMGGEQAAGVLAQVKKDQMAAGGESWSDEEEKAFRRPIIEDYEHQGHPYYASARLWDDGVIDPADTRRVLGLCLAAASYKEPEETKFGVFRM
- a CDS encoding erythromycin esterase family protein, translating into MLGEASHGTSEFYVWRAAISRWLIEEHGFDFVAVEGDWPDCYRVNRYVKSYPQAGEHAESVLRDFDRWPTWMWANWEMVAFAEWLRNHNTGRERGAGFYGLDVYSLWESLEAIIGHVRRNDPQSLALAERVFNCFQPYGRDEQRYARHTTATHQDCADEVVRLLLRLAHRRPRFDTDPEGDFDTEQNAHVMVNAERYYRTMVLGGPGSWNLRDTHMMETLNRLMQHHGPDSKGIVWAHNTHVGDARATDMRHEGMYNIGQLAREEWGSGRVRLVGFGCHRGSVIAGRAWGSQQQKMPLPEAPAHSWEGAMHEALGDDGLFLLDETGERDDFLQARGHRAVGVVYNPEYERFNYVPTELARRYDAFLYLEETRALHPLHVKTSAEAAPPDTFPWGF